A segment of the Eleutherodactylus coqui strain aEleCoq1 chromosome 6, aEleCoq1.hap1, whole genome shotgun sequence genome:
atttgcaatgggaagaggcggggcaggggtggggctaagttctgagaattagccccgccccatctcacctctccccattgcaaatagtgcagaggggcggagaggaggcagagagggggcaggagctcagttcctggccctggcttttccatcctcccccccagcacacgaggacaacgtatatcggctcggcgtgaaaaccgagccgatatacgttcgtgtgtcTTCACCCTAAGACCTTGACCACGCGGTATAAATATTGAGATATTTTCATAGTTCCGGCGTTTAcgtacacagcgataccaaatatgttattTAAATTGTTTAGCTTTTTTATAGAAagaatgggaaaagtttttttttttatattttagtatttttttaactgttaaaaaactttattaaacaattttttttcactgttaTTTAGTTCTCACGGGGGACTTGGACCATATACAGTAATACTTCAATATTACAGTACATAGCAATGTTTGATGTTGGCAGGCAAGGCTTGACAGGCATCTTCTGCGTGGCAGCCCTGGGAGACTTCAGTAGGCACCTGGCTGCCATGCTAGTCTATTGGCATCCTCTGATCAttctgcgggggggaggggggggggtgtgtggacTGTTTGCAAGCGTGGTCAGCTTTGACCACAGaacctaaacagttaactgccgcAATCAGAGCTAATACTGATCTAAGTAGTTATCGGAAACTTTTGATAGCTGGCGGGTATGGAGCAGACTCTCTCCATACATCCTTTATGACCGCAGGACATTTGTAGGCATTCTgcagtcctgaaggggttaatttgcGTCTGAGAAACAAATCCTCCTTTCTTTTGGTTGTGGGTGAGCTCGCCCTGCGGAAGCGGAGTATCAGCTGTGTTTACATAGCAGGACTGAGCTGTCATCAGTGTAGTTATTACCATACCAGTACATGTGTGGAAGTAAACAGTCCTGAGAACCATCAACGTGATCTGCTGATCCTGCTGACATGGATCACAATAActgtctaggaaagctgggtgacagatgcAGTATaatccatattggttgtcacccagctttccccagATTCTGCACAGCATCTTGGTCTTGATTTATAGTGATACATTGCCCATCTGCGGAGATTTGCCTTTCAGGAGGCTGGGAAAGCTGAGTAGCAGCGTACCCCGTGTGAGTGGTGATTGTCGCCAAGCTCATCACAATTATCTCAGGGGACCAGCAGTTTTATCTGGTGAGGACACCTGACAAACCGGTATTCAGCGGTGGGTGTTGAcgccatcatgtcctcctccctgCAGGGCGTGTGTCTATATGACATGTGAGATACCGGTTGTGGCAGGCTGGTGAAAGTGTGTGATACAACACATTCCTGCACTCACGTTCATCACACATGAGGATGCCGCCCCGAGAGGAACCTACAAGACGATGAAGACGATGGTCTCTTCTAGTCTTGAGGCTTCCTGGTGGGCGACACCATCAATGATCCTATGTGCGAACACGACTGCCGATGGAGAGGGATACTAAACGTCTCTTGTTACGTGTAAACTCCACAACCAAACTGAaatggttatcactattatggggacactgtggttatcactgttatgggaaCACGGTGGTAATCACTGTTATGTGGGGTTATCATGGGGTACAAGATGACGGTGGTCCACCATGGCTTTACTGTCTCTCCTCCCAAAAGGGTGGAGTATAGCCGAGCTTAGCCACTAGCAGGGGAGATAGGATTTAGCAGGCTTGATTACCACCACAGATTAGTTCTAGAttgtcttcgtgacgccagtgtccctaaaCAAGTGACAAGTCACTCACAATGAATAAATGAATCCGTGAACACGCGGTTTCCTCTTACACACGGtttaactttgattttccaatacaGACAAATACTTATACTTTTCAACATGGAAATAAATGCTTTTGAACGGATTGGAGCTTTTCGTTTCCTGACACACTCGAAAAACAGGAAGTTCTTTTCCCCGAGGCACACATATCCTCAGTCGTTGTTATCTGATGGACACTCTCTTGGGACAGCCACTTTTGTGTTACACGGCCTTTCAAACGCGGATCTCTCCAGATGCGGTTCAGCGGGGGAGTATGTGGCACTTACACTCCCACACCCTCTCCTAGGAAGCATCCCCTGCGCTCCAGCCCCTGAAGAGGACAAGCCTCCTTGTGGAAGAGACATGAGCGtggctcagccccagcaggagCATTAGCCCATCTCTCCTGCCCGCACCTCCTTAACCGACCACCAACTACCCTCTTCTCTCTCATCACCTCTCAAAACTCCTCCCCAATCCCTAAACTACCAATCACATCATACCAGCAGGATAGGGGGACAAATAGGCTTACACAAGGTTAACATCACTCACATAAAGACAAACAGGCTTACAAGTGTTGGAGGGACCCTTGGGTCACTACAATAGCAGCTGACACAAGTGGCAGAAGTTGCTCTGATAAAGTATTCCTACAACTGTAAGACGTTGCTGTAGTTCCTGCAGCCTCCTGCATGGAGGCAACACTGAGACCCTGAGTCAGGAAACTTCAGCCTGACGATGATTAATATTACTGTTCTTATTATACCTCCATCTTCTATTGTATCGCAGTTCTTGGGCATCTTTCATGGActgttcttttatgttttttcttaACTAGCACTGCTGGGTGCTGTTACCATCCAAGAACAAAGCACTGAGACCATCCTCCTACCTAAAGGAGATAGTGTGACACTGGGCTGTACATATGTCCTGGAACCCTTCGAAACGGGAGCCTTGGACATTGAGTGGTCCCTGATGAACCCGGACAGCACAGGACTGGATAAAGTAGTGAGTATCTCTGTGATTATTCACCAAACCAGCAGCTGTAAGGTACTTGAAGGTCTCAAGTTTCCCATCTCCATTTTCCCACCAGATTCTCACCTACATGGACAACGCTGTGGTGTCAAAAGCTCCACAAAGCCTCATGAACCGCCTGTCCTTCAGATCAGCTGATCCCAGCCAAGGGGATGCCTCCATCACAATTACCTTTCTGGAAGTAGGAGATTCTGGGACCTTCCAGTGCAAAGTGAAGAAGAACCCGGGGGTGGCCTCCAGGAAAGTGACATTAGTCGTTCAAGGTAAAACAAAGTCTTGTGTCCGAGACGTCTACAAAGATCTTTGGTTAGTTGTGAATTAATTGCTTGGTCTCTCCAACACCTTTTTGGAAATTGATCATGGGAGGTCAGTGAATGatttattgttccatgtaaaggggTCCTAAATGTTCAATGAGGGGCAGTAATGTTGCCTCTATTAAAAGACCAAACAAAACCGTCCTGATTTTCGGGTGCCGTGCCGCTAACCCAGTGTTCTGATTTCAACTGATGCAGATACAGTGGAAGATATTAAGCATCTTAAACAAGGACAGAGGACTGCTGCAGGACACAGCGTGGCTCTGTGCCAACCATAGTCCAACACCTCCCCCATCTCCTGCTTTCTGGTACTTGTACTGAGAGTAGAAGACGGGACGGAGTCAGGCTAGGGTCTGCATGGATCAGCCTAGAGAAAGTTTGTTCTCTGCTTGCTGAAATTTAGGGGACGCAAGGGAAGCTGTGgaacagaggggcattattactgtgaggtggcaCAGAGAGGCACTATTGCTTTGAGAGGCTTAGAGTGGCACTCTAGCACAGAGGAGAACTATTATTTTGAGGGGGTACAGAGTGGCACTATAACACAGAGGGGTGTTTTTTCTTTAAGGGTGCATTGTTACTTTAAGTGGTCACAGAGAAGCGCTATCACCTTGAGGGGGCACAGAGTGGCGCTATCACTTTTAGGGAGCACaaaggagcattattactttgaGAGGACACATTGTGGTAGTATAACACAAAGTGGTACTATTACTTTCACGGTGCATTGTTATTTTTAAGGggtacagggggcactattactttgagggggtgcaggggcactattactatgagggggcacaaaggggcattattatttgaGGGGACAAAGTGTGGTAGTAAAGCACAAAGGAATAATATTACTTTGAGGGGACACAGAGGGGCACAGTTAGAGGAGGTGTggcttaatgtaaaaaaaactgtgacATGCATAGAGCACTACAGGGATTGCGcctgtttttgttctttaaaagTTGGAAAGTATGAAGAACATGGTGAAATGACTTATTCTACAGGTCACACCTTGCACTGACTTGTCTCTCTCCACAGCGAGCCCCTCGAATCCTCAGTGTTATATCGAAGGAGATCACACCAAAGGAAGTGATGTTATTTTGAAGTGCAAATCAAGTGAGGGAACCCCGCCTCTGACCTACCGGTGGGAAAAGATTGCCGGGCCCTCCAACCCAGTCACCCCCGTCCTCAACATGGGTAAGTTACATGTTGGTTGGTGATGATGTAACATATTAATCAATTTCATAAGGTAGAACCTGACTTTAAGCTATTTGTATACAGAaattaactttttggacaccaccataaaaatttcaaacaactcaatacagtcatccctgtaccgaaaaccaattgatcgggccacatacctcagatgggacagttctcaTCCTAAGCACGTCAAAAAGTCCGTTGTTTACAGCCAATTAGAGAGGCAAAGAGAggcaaaacatttttctagtcacggatacaacatggaacagatgagagttatcacacTGAAGGACAATTTCAAGCCACAGCGTCACAGAATAATTTGGGAGCATAAATTCATGGCCATTTTTGAGAccttcaagaatggaatgaaactcggagcggggttcttgcatcagtggagaatacgAAAAGTCTGAGGGAGGTCAAGAGGGGcgtccttaaggaaagcacccagGGGGTGTATGGAGACAACAGGGGGGTGAGTAGATCaggggatggcatcgtctctccccaaggagagcacccagaagaggtgctattctcaatcattgttttacagactttgtAAAAAGTCCAGATGTATTTCATTATGcccgaggaagaatcctgagaggtctgaaagctcgctgtaacatcatgtatcttTTTTGCCAttcaaaggtatcatatctacaaaagtacttggtttctcttactgagaataatcagaTGTAATTGAGGTGATCtattgttttcaagatctctgtttgctgaaCACTCATTGTTTATGTTCCATCCTAATACTTCTCACAGTGGAGAGTTTGTTGCAGTTGCATGCAGTCTAGACAATCCATAAATCTCTGTCCTGCCCTAATATTTTGTTACAATGTTTCAGCGCAGACTGAACACAGACTGttgaggctctgttcacactacttCGATTTTCTGTTTTCTTGTTTCATAACAGGAAGGTAGAATGGCGGATCCGTCCTATGATAGAAATGAATGGCGCCTGACAGATCCCATTGACGATGATGGGATCTCACGGCTTCTGTTCTGCCCTCTGGGATTTTTGCAGACATAATAGCGTGGCATACTGCGCTGTTTTGTTAGCTATTTTCTGCCGTTTTGCACTGGAAGCTCTGATTCTGATGTGAACAAAGTCTAAGGTGAGCCGGTGTGAAGCCATGCCTCCCAACCGTCCCAGATTCTGCAGAATGGGGATGCTGTCCCACAGTCCCGGGTGGCAGGAGGCATGTCCCACCTTCCCCTTCCTGACACACATTTAACTCACTTGTAGTACTGGTTCAGTGTCAGTAGTGCCACTGCTATGATCAGTCCTTCCCCctatccccctctcctcccccccacctGGCATCTGCATTCTTGCACACAGATGCTGGAGGAGAGGTCATAGGTTGTATTGATTACAGCAGCAACACTACAAGTCAGTTCAATGGTTGTCAAAAGCCTGGAGGTTCATtatggggggatcactattactattggagctactaatgagagtcgctattactattggggtcactatggaggccactattactacggcctccctcacacagggcgtttgcaaaacgctgtgttttcagcacaacTGAAAACactacccattcatttcaatgggagactcagccgaaaatgcccaaagatagaacatgcagcgcttttcaaagcagcgttttcagccttgtgtgagcagccccattgaaacgaatgggagccttgtacagcgtttagcgcagggctgaaaacgctgctgaaaacgcctAGTGCTAAACGGGAGGCCTAAGAGTGGTCGTTCTTAAAACTTGGATTGCTAATGTGACACTATTACCACCCAGTGGCCACTATTATGATTGGGGTCAGTATgggggatactgttactactatgaccgctatgggggtcactgttactactggggcaactaatgggggtcactattcctattgTAGGAACTAGAGAGGTCTGTATTTCTGCTTGGGCCACTATAGGCAtcattattactagtggggctactgtggggggtactcttactactgtggccactatggggggcgctgttactactgtgatcactatgggggtcactgttactattggagctaCTAATGCAGGTTGCTATTCCTATTGTAGGAACTAGAGAGGTCTCTATTTCTGCTTGGGCCACTATAGGCATCgttattactagtggggctactgtgaggaatactgttactactgtggccattatgggggccactgttactactgtgatcactatgggggtcactgttactattggggctactaatgtaggttgctattactactggagcaattATGGGGGTCTCTATTTCTAGTTCAGCCACTaatgggatcattattactactggggccactgtgggagggggcactattgctatgggggccactatggggacactattactactaagaccactgtgggggacactattacaactggggataCTAATATGGTCACTATTACCATGAGGGGGTGACTGAGGAACActattagggtccttttacacagagcgattatCTGTCAGTGTAAGTGCTGCCCCGATTGAACGCTGAACGAAAATTCACTTGCTTCTCGttggtcgttcagtttctgcatgcagaaaactgagcaacattttgttccatgtaaacaggcagtttggTCACTTATGAACAACTTTCTGTTTATTATGGATGAAGGCAGGTGGGCCAGAAGGACCCTTGCTAGCTCCCCCTCCATTCATTAGTGACGATCGTTCCACGTAAACAAGCAGTCAGTCACATATGAACAACTTCCTGTTTattatgaatggaggcaggtgcgTCGGAAGGACCCCCCGCTAGCTCCCCCTCCTTTCATTAGCGATGACCAttctgtataaacaggcagttggtcatTTATGAACAACTTCCTGTTTATTATGGATGGAGGCGAGTGGGCCGGAAGGACCACCAccagctctgcctccattcattagtgatgattgttctgtgtaaacaggcagtcggtcaTTTATGAACAACTTCCTGTTTATTATGAATGGAGGTTGGTGGGCCAGAAGGACCCCCGCCAGCTCTGGCTCCATTCATTAGCAAAGAACGTTTCTATATAAAAGCACAAGAGTGATAATTgccgggacgactgtcaggcatcCAGGTCTGACCAATCATCCTGTGTTAAAAGGGCCCAAAGAGGGCTttaactgtgagggggtcactgaagggcactattatggaACATTGAGGGAGTGGCTTTgtgtaaaagggggggggggggtctcatcatAACAACTTACAGTTCTCCCTCTTTTTGTTGTTGAGGAGTTGGGAGGTATGAAGGTCCTGCAATGTGTATAATTGTCAACCAATATGGAGGTTGATATAGTCTAGGCCGCCgagtaaaaaaatctaaaatattaGGGTACATTTTTGACACTGTCTAAAAAAGaaaccataacaaccaatcagagctctccATTCATTTTCTTAGAGTCCTATGAGAAatgtaagctgcattgtgattggttgctttgggtaaCAGTGTCTTTCTTGGACAGTTATGTAGATCTGCCACACAAGTTGTGTTTACTGCTGGAGACCTCTGGACATTGCCCGCTGTACCCGGGCGCCACCTCGTCAATGATTTACTGCTCTGCCTGCCACAACATAAAGCAAGACATCAGCTCCCCAGTGCCCTCTAGTCTCCAGGAAACTCTGGGAGTAGATATGTCTTATTGGGACCTATGATGGAGGTTGACATAATAAAAAAAGGAGGATGACGCCGCTCTCACACTGACAATCCCATCATGCCTTGTTTAGAATTAGAATTTTGTACTCAGACAATCAGATTATTCTAATGTGATGAATCCTTGTCTCTCCACAGCTCCCATCAACGGAGACTTACTAATCAAGAACCTCTCTGAGCCGTATACGGGGGCATACCAATGTACGGTGGGGAACAGGGTGGGATCCGGAACTTGTGTGGTTGACCTATCTATATCCTCAGGTGAGAAAGATGTGACACactagtaatatagtagttatattcttgtacataggggcagtattatagcagttatattcttgtacatagtgggcagtattatagtagttatattcttgtacatagggggcagtattatagtagttatattcttgtacataggaggcagtattatagtagttatattcttgtacatagggggcagtattatagtagatatattcttgtacatagggggcagtattatagtagttatattcttgtacatagggggcagtattatagtagatatattcttgtacataggagcagtattatagtagttatattcttgtacatagggggcagtattatagtagttatattcttgtacataggagctgtattatagtagttatattcttgtacataggagctgtattatagtagttatatccttgtgcataggggggcagtattatagcagttatattcttgtacatagggggcagtattatagtagttatattcttgtacatagggagcagtatcatagtagttatattcttgtacataggggacagtattatagtagttatattcttgtacatagggggcagtattatagtagttatattcttgtacatagggggcagtattatagtagttatattcttgtacataggggacagtattatagtagttatattcttatacataaagggcagtattatagtagttatattcttgtacataggaggcagtattatagtagttatattcttgtacatagggagcagtatcatagtagttatattcttgtacatagggagcagtatcatagtagttatattcttgtacatagggggcagtattaaagtagttatattcttgtacatagaggacagtattatagtagttatattcttgcacatagggggccgtattatagtagttatattcttgtacatagggggcagtattatagtagttatattcttgtacttgggggaaaggtattatagtagttatattcttgaacatagggggcagtattatagtagttgt
Coding sequences within it:
- the VSIG8 gene encoding V-set and immunoglobulin domain-containing protein 8; translated protein: MGDLWAISWVLLGFMPALLGAVTIQEQSTETILLPKGDSVTLGCTYVLEPFETGALDIEWSLMNPDSTGLDKVILTYMDNAVVSKAPQSLMNRLSFRSADPSQGDASITITFLEVGDSGTFQCKVKKNPGVASRKVTLVVQASPSNPQCYIEGDHTKGSDVILKCKSSEGTPPLTYRWEKIAGPSNPVTPVLNMAPINGDLLIKNLSEPYTGAYQCTVGNRVGSGTCVVDLSISSGNRVGIIVGAVFGALFLLLLLLLLIWCLICCCNKKRYEKELANDIREDVVAPPSNTNSRASSVRTAAGYRPHNISYSLRQAYNAAPKEEPLAPSLTSSEAFKPKLESPMYKPEPVFLIPDHNPRFNSFNIERVGGVPVMVPAQSREGFIV